One Stigmatopora nigra isolate UIUO_SnigA chromosome 1, RoL_Snig_1.1, whole genome shotgun sequence DNA segment encodes these proteins:
- the gpkow gene encoding G-patch domain and KOW motifs-containing protein, whose protein sequence is MASNGGASPGGHADEKKSGGSVSFGFAKTFSKFKGPTGDAVAEQEDVDYLTGIARNQLQSTKPSEAPTERVIPVILKNRWRVPERADTDLGKNGQRLNGDGGDHDEDRQDSMEALAVKELIEDSRKKLEERRPGDDLAAIPLLAQNKTPDGFEDGERLNVELRPQPSTEDDYERVPVEGYGMAMLKGMGWKKGEGIGRTFKQDVKPYEYKPRVMGLGLGADRSAAADLEPKKRRRPPKPGEERQEDDDDDEPGSVLARGVRVFLESGVHKERYGMIEALDTDNARVLVKLAIGGQVASIHQYAVRTVGRKEYERNAKDLSRLSKAHKNKVKEERRPLAEPQDDGKRKRPQEREKTVEKEDKRVKTAPRWLQRDLRVRFVDRHFKGGRYYNAKMRVEDVVTPRTCICRTDEGRLIDDVTQEMLETIVPKSEGDAIMVVLGEHRGQVGRILRRDKNACRATVQLDRHQNKLFTLDYDFICHYLGGADHC, encoded by the exons AAAGCGGCGGCTCGGTTTCGTTCGGCTTCGCTAAAACCTTCAGCAAATTCAAAGGCCCGACGGGCGACGCCGTCGCCGAGCAAGAAGACGTCGATTATTTGACTGGAATCGCCAGGAATCAACTACAGAG TACGAAACCTTCCGAAGCTCCGACGGAGCGAGTTATACCCGTCATTCTGAAGAACCGCTGGCGGGTGCCGGAGCGAGCCGACACCGACTTGGGCAAAAATGGGCAGCGGCTCAATGGAGACGGCGGCGACCACGACGAGGACCGCCAGGACTCGATGGAAGCGCTGGCTGTCAAAGAGCTCATTGAAG ATTCCAGGAAGAAGCTGGAAGAGCGGCGTCCGGGCGATGACTTGGCGGCCATCCCCCTGCTGGCGCAGAACAAGACACCCGACGGCTTCGAGGACGGCGAGCGACTCAACGTGGAGCTCCGCCCGCAGCCG TCCACCGAGGACGACTACGAGCGCGTTCCCGTGGAAGGTTACGGGATGGCCATGCTGAAGGGGATGGGCTGGAAAAAGGGGGAAGGCATCGGACGCACTTTTAAACA AGACGTCAAGCCGTACGAATACAAGCCGCGCGTGATGGGCTTGGGACTGGGCGCCGACCGCTCGGCCGCCGCCGACCTGGAGCCCAAAAAACGCCGCCGGCCGCCCAAGCCCGGCGAGGAACGCCAAgaggatgacgacgacgacgaaccGGGGAGCGTCTTGGCGCGTGGCGTCCGCGTCTTCTTGGAGTCGGGGGTGCACAAAGAGCGCTACGGAATG ATCGAAGCGCTGGACACCGATAACGCTCGCGTCCTGGTCAAGCTGGCCATCGGTGGCCAGGTGGCGTCCATCCATCAGTACGCCGTCCGAACGGTGGGCCGTAAGGAGTACGAGCGTAACGCCAAAGACCTGA GCCGCCTGAGCAAAGCGCACAAAAACAAGGTGAAAGAGGAGCGGCGCCCCCTGGCGGAGCCCCAAGATGACGGGAAAAGGAAGCGCCCCCAAGAGCG AGAGAAGACGGTGGAAAAAGAAGACAAGCGGGTCAAGACGGCGCCCCGCTGGCTCCAGAGGGATCTCAGAGTGCGTTTCGTGGACCGCCACTTCAAGGGAGGACGCTACTACAACGCCAAG ATGCGCGTGGAGGACGTGGTGACGCCGCGGACGTGCATCTGTCGAACCGACGAGGGCAGGTTGATTGACG ACGTGACGCAAGAAATGCTGGAAACCATCGTGCCCAAAAGCGAAGGCGACGCCATCATGGTGGTCCTGGGCGAGCATCGGGGGCAG GTTGGTCGGATCCTACGACGGGACAAGAACGCGTGCCGGGCCACGGTCCAGCTGGACCGCCATCAAAACAAACTCTTCACGTTGGACTACGACTTTATTTGTCACTATTTGGGAGGCGCCGACCACTGCTGA
- the pqbp1 gene encoding polyglutamine-binding protein 1 has product MPLPATLLARLAKRGIVKAAEQGADEEIIAEDYDDNHVDYEATRMESLPPGWYKVFDPACGLPYYWNVDTDLVAWLSPNDPSALVTKAAKKLKAEAEERAERHSDKSHRDRPRERDRDRRKQRRDDMAAPYGKMKRGSILRKEEEMDPMDPSAYSDAPRGAWSTGLPKRNEAKTGADTTAAGPLFQQRPYPSPGAVLRANAAKEAP; this is encoded by the exons ATGCCTCTTCCCGCCACGCTGCTGGCCCGCCTGGCCAAGAGGGGCATCGTCAAGGCCGCGGAGCAAG GGGCGGACGAGGAGATCATCGCCGAAGATTACGACGACAACCACGTGGATTACGAAGCCACCCGGATGGAGAGTCTGCCGCCGGGCTGGTACAAAGTGTTCGACCCCGCTTG CGGCCTGCCGTACTACTGGAACGTGGACACGGACTTGGTGGCCTGGCTGTCGCCCAACGACCCGTCCGCCCTGGTCACCAAAGCGGCCAAGAAACTAAAAG CCGAGGCGGAAGAGCGAGCGGAGCGCCACTCGGACAAGAGCCACCGCGATCGTCCCAGGGAGCGGGACCGCGATCGCAGGAAACAGAGGAGGGACGACATGGCCGCGCCGTACGGCAAAATGAAAcgag GCAGCATCTTAAGGAAAGAAGAGGAAATGGACCCCATGGATCCCAGCGCCTATTCCGACGCTCCCAG GGGCGCCTGGTCCACGGGGCTTCCCAAACGCAACGAGGCCAAGACGGGCGCCGACACCACGGCGGCCGGGCCCCTCTTCCAGCAGCGGCCCTATCCCAGCCCGGGAGCCGTACTCCGCGCCAACGCCGCCAAGGAGGCACCttag
- the LOC144195784 gene encoding protein FAM110A-like: MPVGAITAAATFPRLRPAPGRGGGTSKPSAAERLAADRAKYVKSWAASSMSASTPASPLAAALRRSPAAARGRREAVRLDLRHLSSLIGDVNEAPAQAAPLDDVPREAAAPSPPSRPARAALGSDVPSASSRQAQAKSERSTSGTVRRVDVIPQADGAIPGRAPPFLRRPPPTRPPIPRLLFLPRPGAASDVPSVRAPAAFHGAARRSPSRSKSDASERSSRAGTELERFFDLCGTDAAALPDRAGSVSDSPSGARFRSVSAPGSERTASSEGEERLPAAVSVVDRNARVIKWLYQLRRQK; the protein is encoded by the exons ATGCCGGTGGGCGCCatcaccgccgccgccacttttCCCCGTCTCCGTCCCGCCCCCGGCCGCGGAGGCGGGACGTCCAAACCCAGCGCCGCCGAGAGGCTGGCGGCCGACAGGGCCAAGTACGTCAAGAGCTGGGCGGCGTCGTCTATGTCGGCGTCTACGCCGGCGTCTCCGCTGGCCGCAGCGTTGAGGAGGtcgcccgccgccgcccggGGCCGACGGGAAGCGGTCCGACTGGACCTGCGTCATCTCAGCAGTCTGATCGGCGACGTCAACGAGGCCCCGGCTCAAGCGGCGCCCTTGGACGACGTCCCCCGCGAGGCGGCGGCGCCGTCTCCGCCCTCCCGTCCGGCTCGGGCGGCGCTCGGCTCGGACGTCCCGTCGGCGTCCTCCCGTCAGGCCCAG GCCAAATCGGAGCGCTCCACGTCGGGGACGGTGCGGCGAGTGGACGTGATCCCCCAGGCGGACGGCGCCATTCCCGGCCGAGCGCCGCCCTTCCTCCGCCGTCCTCCTCCGACGCGTCCGCCCATCCCCCGGCTCCTCTTCTTGCCCCGCCCCGGAGCGGCGTCCGACGTCCCTTCGGTCCGGGCCCCCGCCGCCTTCCACGGCGCCGCCCGGCGCTCCCCGAGCCGCTCCAAATCGGACGCCAGCGAGCGGTCGTCCCGCGCCGGGACGGAACTGGAGCGCTTCTTCGACCTGTGCGGCACGGACGCCGCGGCGTTGCCGGACCGGGCCGGGTCGGTTTCGGACTCGCCCTCGGGGGCCCGTTTCCGTAGCGTCAGCGCCCCCGGCTCGGAGCGCACGGCCTCGAGCGAGGGCGAGGAGCGCCTTCCCGCCGCCGTCTCGGTGGTGGATAGGAACGCCAGGGTCATCAAGTGGCTGTACCAGCTACGCCGGCAAAAGTGA